One window from the genome of Streptomyces sp. WZ-12 encodes:
- a CDS encoding flavin reductase family protein yields the protein MNTATPSGLCNDTSTDHVTIAPSILYFGTPVVLLSTENENGTFNLAPMSSAWALGHVIVLGVGADAQTAHNLRNRPDLVVNLPAPAQWPSVERLAPLTGRTPLPARKRDAFRFEPDKFAAAGLLPEPSELVRPPRVAECPLQMEARAARVQADASGTFLIVEAQVLKVHADPRIVIPGSQHVDPAAWSPLIYNFRHYYGLGPELGHTFRSQTPRRQD from the coding sequence ATGAACACCGCAACGCCCAGTGGCCTGTGCAATGACACCTCAACCGACCACGTGACCATCGCGCCGAGCATCCTGTACTTCGGGACGCCGGTCGTGTTGCTGTCGACGGAGAACGAGAACGGCACCTTCAACCTCGCGCCGATGTCCTCGGCCTGGGCACTGGGCCACGTCATCGTCCTGGGAGTGGGCGCCGACGCACAGACCGCGCACAATCTCCGCAACCGCCCCGATCTGGTGGTCAACTTGCCCGCGCCCGCTCAGTGGCCGTCGGTGGAACGCCTGGCGCCGCTGACCGGGCGCACTCCCCTACCCGCTCGCAAGCGCGACGCCTTCCGCTTCGAGCCGGACAAGTTCGCCGCGGCGGGCCTGCTCCCCGAACCCTCCGAGTTGGTCCGGCCGCCCCGAGTGGCCGAGTGCCCCCTTCAGATGGAGGCCCGCGCCGCCCGCGTCCAAGCCGACGCCTCCGGAACGTTCCTCATCGTCGAAGCCCAGGTACTGAAGGTCCACGCGGACCCGCGGATCGTCATCCCCGGCTCCCAGCACGTCGACCCCGCCGCGTGGAGCCCACTGATCTACAACTTCCGCCACTACTACGGACTCGGCCCGGAGCTCGGGCACACCTTCCGTTCCCAGACACCCCGACGACAGGACTGA
- a CDS encoding polyprenyl synthetase family protein, with translation MLTLDPSAPVESASPDIWAELLADDLPHFETILDEALAPQQDYLSVTEHALYRQGKRLRPAVLLLAARTVFGSAPLPRKVLQGAVSLEMLHVATLIHDDVIDDSALRRGLPSVNAARGREAAVLVGDLQFVQAIRGFVRTIDRDRDMALIELVLDTAFQIGCGELDELQTDLSQEPARLVQHYWRTADRKTAVLFGLAAEAGVTLAGGRTSDARRAGFVGRRLGRALQVMDDLFDLAQDEFGSGKPQGMDLLRRRASLPLVYAMEELGPRHRVSRVMRGEPLDAAGLERCVAEVRGTTGFARAYADARAQALEAIELLRPFPANRYRHALEDLALHIVDRRP, from the coding sequence GAGACGATCCTCGACGAGGCGCTCGCCCCGCAGCAGGACTACCTCAGCGTCACCGAGCACGCCCTCTACCGGCAGGGGAAACGGCTCCGGCCGGCCGTCCTGCTGCTCGCCGCCCGCACGGTCTTCGGCTCCGCGCCGCTCCCCCGCAAGGTGCTGCAAGGGGCCGTCTCCCTGGAAATGCTGCATGTGGCGACGTTGATCCACGACGACGTCATCGACGACTCGGCGCTTCGGCGCGGGCTGCCGTCGGTCAATGCCGCGCGGGGCAGGGAGGCCGCCGTGCTCGTCGGCGACCTCCAGTTCGTGCAGGCCATCCGCGGGTTCGTGCGGACCATCGACCGGGACCGGGACATGGCGCTGATCGAGCTGGTCCTGGACACCGCGTTCCAGATCGGCTGCGGTGAACTGGACGAGTTGCAGACCGACTTGAGCCAGGAACCGGCACGCCTGGTGCAGCACTACTGGCGGACCGCCGACCGCAAGACCGCCGTCCTCTTCGGCCTGGCCGCGGAGGCCGGTGTCACGCTCGCCGGCGGGCGCACCAGTGATGCCCGCCGCGCCGGCTTCGTCGGGCGCCGGCTCGGGCGGGCCCTCCAGGTCATGGACGACCTCTTCGACCTGGCCCAGGACGAGTTCGGCTCCGGTAAACCGCAGGGCATGGACCTGCTGCGCCGCCGCGCCTCGCTCCCCCTGGTGTACGCGATGGAGGAGTTGGGGCCGCGGCACCGGGTGAGCCGCGTGATGCGCGGGGAGCCCCTGGACGCCGCGGGCCTGGAGCGCTGCGTCGCCGAGGTGCGGGGCACCACCGGCTTCGCCCGCGCCTACGCCGACGCGCGCGCTCAGGCACTGGAGGCGATCGAGCTACTGCGCCCCTTCCCGGCGAACCGCTACCGCCATGCCCTGGAGGACCTGGCGCTGCACATCGTCGACCGGAGGCCCTGA